CAACCAAGCCGCAGTCAATGCCTACGGCTATAGCCGTGCAGAACTATTATCCCGAACTATCTCTGATCTACGATCGCCCGAAACTTACTCGTCGCTCAACGCCCAGTTTAGCCAAGCATATCAACGTGGGATTTTGTTTGAAACAGTCCACCGTCGTCAGGATGGTAGCTCCTTTCCGGTTGAGGTCAGTGCTCAAAGTACAGTCACTGAAACTGAAGCTGTGATTTTGAGTATCATTCGCGATATTTCTGAGCGCAAACAAGTTGAGGCTGAACGCGAATACTTATTGCGCTGTGAGCAGTCTGCTCGTTTAGCGGCTGAAAGCGCCGAACGTCGTGCACAGTTTATAGCAGAAGCAGGGACAGTGCTGAACTCTTCACTAGAGTATCAGTCTACGCTAAGGAGCGTCGCTCAGCTAGTTGTTCCAACACTGGCAGATTGGTGTGCCGTTGATATTCTCAATGCCGGAGGTTCCCTAGAGCGGCTTGCAACTGCTCACATTGATCCAGCTAAGGTAGAGTGGGGCATAGAGCTTCATCGTCGCTATCCACCCGATCTAAATGCTCCTCATGGGATAGCACAGGTGCTTCGTACTGGACAACCGGAGTACTATCCAGAGATTTCCGAGGAGCAGCTTATTGCTGGGGCACGTGATGCTGAACATTTACAGATTCTACGGGCACTAGGGTTAAAATCCGTCATGATAGTGCCGTTGATTGTTCGTGGAAGAACTTTAGGAGTAATTTCGTTTATCTCGGCAGAATCTGGTCATTCTTACAGTCTGGCTGACTTGTCGCTTGCTGAGGAATTGGCTCGACGCGCAGCGCTTGCTCTAGACAATGCCTACTTATATCTAGAAGCTCAGCAGGCGCAACTCCAAGCTGAAGCAGCGAACCGAATGAAAGATGAATTCCTAGCCGTTCTCTCACACGAACTTCGCACTCCAATGAACCCAATCCTAGGTTGGGCAAGATTGTTGCAGAAAGGAACACTCGATGCAGAAAGAACTGCAACTGCGCTTGCCACGATCGAACGAAATGCCCAGCTACAAGTCCAACTGATTGAAGATTTACTAGATATCGCTCGCATTTTGCAGGGTAAGTTTAGCTTGAACCCCTACCCTGTGAACCTGGCATCAACTATTGAGGCTGCGATCGAAACTGTTCGTCTAGCTGCTGAATCAAAGAACATTCAGATTCAAGCCCAATTTGAAGCGAATATGGGCTCCGTGTTAGGAGATGCAGGTCGCTTACAGCAAGTGGTCTGGAACTTACTATCGAATGCACTCAAGTTTACGCCAACAGGAGGGCAAGTCGAAATCCAATTAACCAAGATTGGCTCACAGGCTCAAATTCAAGTCAGAGATACAGGTAAAGGCATCAAACCTGAGTTCTTACCCTATGTTTTTGACACCTTTCGCCAAGCAGATAGCAGTACTACGAGAACCTTCGGTGGGTTGGGGTTAGGGCTTGCGATCGTCCGACATATTGTTGAACTGCATGGAGGAAGTGTTAAAGCAGAAAGCCTGGGAGAAGGTCAAGGCGCAATCTTTACTGTTCAGCTTCCTCTGCTGTCTGAAGCATCTCCCGAAATTAAGACAAAGACAGCCCCGCAACCTGCCCTAGCTTTAGCAGGACTTCGGGTGTTGGTTGTCGATGATGAGGCTGATACTCTAGAACTTAGTCAATTCATACTGGAGACAGCAGGCGCGATCGTCATTCCTGCTGTCTCTGCCGCTAATGCGCTTCAACAGTTTGAGCAAGCGCAGCCGGATGTCTTGGTTTCAGATATCGGTATGCCGCAAATGGATGGCTATACCTTGATTAGCCAGATCCGATCGCAGCTCCCCGAAGGTAAACAAATTCCAGCAATTGCATTAACTGCTTACGCGGGTGAGATCAATCAGCAACAAGTGTTAGCTGCCGGATTTCAGCTCCATCTAGTCAAGCCGGTTGAGCCAGAGCAATTAGTAGAGGCAATTGCACAAGTACTGCCAGATGATGCTTGATGCCGTTGGTTGATTTGAATTGATTTTATATGGGCGATGAGGGGCTCGAACCCCCGACATCCTCCTTGTAAGGGAGGCGCTCTACCAACTGAGCTAATCGCCCGATGACCGTTTAATTAATATACCAGATAATTCAGAATTGATTACGATTTGATCTAGATTTCTTTTTTACTCTACCTAATGCCCTCTGGTCGTACCCATGACAGCATCACCCTCTGGAGTTTACCGATCGTTGCCGCGACAACGTTCGGACTGACTCAGAGTGGCAATCTCACCCTGCTCGTTTCAGGTGGTTTTTTATTTGCTGGATTAATGTTTGGACCCGATTTAGATATCTACTCGCAGCAGTACAAGCGCTGGGGCGTTTTGCGGTGGATTTGGCTTCCTTATCGCCGGAGTTTAAAGCACCGATCGATTTTCTCCCACGGCGCAATCATCGGCACGATCGGACGAATTTTTTACCTCGGCATTTGGATTGCTTTATTTGCGATCGTAGCAATCGTCAGCGGCGCGATCGCTCAACAGCTTCTCGGCAACACCGTTGATTGGCAAACAACTGCACAATCGTCAGTGATAGCCACTTTCGGACAAGCGATTCAGTTCATCCAGCGGGCATCGATCGAGTGTCTAGCCTTGACGATCGGCTTAGAACTCGGTGCCATGAGTCACAGTTTGAGCGATTGGATTGGGTCTACGATCAAACGATGGAACAAGCGACGAAAGCGCTAAAGTATTGAGTGAAAATCCGGGATGTCTTATGAATTCTTCAATGTCTGAAACGCTAGAAGCGCTGCAACAGTTAATCGAAGTCGTTGCCCAACTGCGAGATCCAGTAAAAGGCTGTCCTTGGGATTTGGCGCAAACTCCACAGAGCTTAATTCCCTACGTGATTGAAGAAGCTTATGAAGTAGTGGATGCGCTCCGGAGCGCGGACGAAGCTGCGATCGCAGACGAACTTGGTGATCTGTTGCTGCAAGTGGTTCTTCAAGCGCAGGTGGCAAAAGATCAGCAGCAATTTGATCTCACAACCGTCACCAAAAACATCACCGCAAAACTGATTCGTCGTCATCCCCACGTCTTTGATAACCTCGAAGTTCAAAGCATCGACGAAGTGCATCAGAATTGGGAAAAGATCAAAGCCACAGAAAGCCACGAAGAGCCAACATTAAGCGACAAGCTGAGAAAATACGCCCGATCGCTGCCTCCTTTGATGGCAGGAATGAAAATTTCCCAAAAAGCTGCGAAAGCTGGATTTGAATGGGACTCGATCGACGGCGTTTGGGACAAGTTTCACGAAGAATTAGCCGAATTCCAGCATGCGCTTCAGCACGAAAGTAAAGCGAACCAGCAAGCAGAACTCGGAGATTTACTATTTACGATCATTAATCTGGCAAGATGGGCAGACCTTGATCCGGCTGAAGCGCTTCAGGGCACAAACGATCGCTTCATTCAACGATTAGTTCAGATGGAGAGCGTCGTCGATCGCCCTCTTTCCGAGTATTCCCTTGAAGAGCTAGAGCAGTTTTGGCAGCAGGCAAAAGCAAAATTAGCCAAGGAACGATAGGCGATGTGCGACTTTCAGGCGTAGCGAGTGGAATCTGCCAGGGTGATCGTCAAGGCGCTCTAGGAGTTTACAAAGTCGCTCTAGGAGTTTACAAAGTCGCTCTAGGAGTTTACAAAGTCGCTCCAGGAGTTTACAAACTGGCTTCAGGAGTTTACAAAGTCGCTCTAGGAGTTTTCAACCTTAGTCTTGGAGTTTACAAACTGGCTTCAGGAGTTTACAAACTGACTCCCGGAGTTTACAAATTCAGTCCTGCGGTTCACAAACTCGCTCCGGGGGTTCACAGAAACAATAAAAACTTCTAGGTGAACCAGCGACAAAAATGGCTGGAGTCCCAACAGAAACTAGGAAAAACCCTTTAACAACTCCAAAGGCTCCGATCGGTCCTGATCTGCTGAAACTTACACCTCATGAATTGAGAAAAAAGTTACACATTCCTTAATGATCGTAAAAAGGTGTAGAATTTGCCTCCTTCTCAGATACAATTATTGAAGTTTGAAGGGGAGTAGCTGCTGATTTACTCAGCCCGCTTGAATCAACATACTGGCGATGAGCCTGGTTCAAGCGACAAAGAAACACTGAAGCCTCAGTACCTTTGTAAGCGAGACTTTCACGAAGTTCACAGACTGATGTGAGCTTGGTGGAGTCATTTTTTTCCCTCGCATCAAGCTCACTCAGTTCATCCCTACATCGATCTGAGAGGAGCTTATGTTAACAGCATTTACAGCAGGTTTGTTGCTCATTACCGTTTCGGAATTGGGGGATAAGACGTTCTTTATCGCGATGTGTTTAGCGATGCGTCATTCCCGCCGATATGTGTTCGCAGGAGCAACGCTAGCGTTAGCGGCAATGACGCTACTCTCAGTGCTCTTGGGTCATTTTGCCGCACTTCTACCCGAGCAAATCGTTTATTGGAGCACGATCGCTCTGTTTGTCGGGTTCGGCTTTAAGATGCTCTACGATGCCAGCAAAATGCCCGTTGAGTGTCGCGATAAGTCGCTGGTTGCCAGCGTAGACTGTGCCTCTGATGCCGAGCGAGAAGCACTCGAAGCGGTTTCTCAAGCTGAAGCGAATCTTCGCAAAAAAACGCCGTTTGCCATCACGTTAGAGGCATTTACTTTGACGTTTATTGCTGAATGGGGCGATCGAACTCAGATTAATACAATGGTGCTTGCCGCATCGAATAATGCGATCGGCGTTACGATCGGAGCGATCCTGGGTCATGCGATTTGCTGTGCGATCGCGGTTTTCGGGGGTCGTTTGATCGCTTCGCACATCTCAGAACGCACCGTTACACTCATCGGTGGAATCCTGTTCTTCGTGTTCGCACTCGTGACCTGGTTCGAGGGCATGTAAGATACAGAATAGGCGATACAAGGTTGAACTTGTGACTTCATCCCTATCAAGATCTAAAGGGTGCTGCGTAAAATTGAGCAAGGCTAAATGTTCAAGGATTATTGAGCTTATTTTGAACATACCCAGTTAACATGACTGCCCTGCTTTAGGTTACGCTGTGTGAGCTTGTTGCATCAATTCTGCTTGCCATTCAAGATATTTAGCCTTGGCACCCTCAAAGTCAGGATCGAGGGCTAAGGTTTGCTGGATGAAGTCAATCGCTAGCTCAAGCTGGTGCAGGCGATAATGACACATTGCCATGTTGAAGAGAGTGCTAGGATCTTCACCATAGAGTTGTCGAGATTGTTGCCAATACTCCAGAGCTTCGGGGAAGTAACCCAAGGTGTAAAGCACAGTTCCCAATAGAAAAGCCAGGTCGAATTCTTCTTGAATTGGGAAATAGTTGAGCCATACTTGTTGTACAGCGGTCAAAATATCAGGATAAAGGACTTTGGGAGCATCCTTCAGCTTGCCCATCAAGGATGGAAAGGCGCTCCAGAAGATAATGAAGTCCCAGTGACTTAGGCGCAGATAGGCCAGCAGTTGAGACAGGCTTAGGGCATCGTAGTGAGAGTCGAGACCTTGATTAAAAGCCAAGAAATCATCGGGACCGCCCGTCAAGATGTGCTCATTGTAAGCTTCCTGGGTTTGAGCTAAGGATT
This window of the Cyanobacteria bacterium FACHB-DQ100 genome carries:
- a CDS encoding PAS domain S-box protein, which codes for MVDRETTKEELLDELAQLRQRVQELEQREKQYRQQEQALREREEWARLAIQVGRLGGWRLCLDTNCVEIDQRMREIWGEPEDTVLIPLPKVLERIHPDDRERVAAAVNAAIDPQSSGTYEIEYRLVWKDGTERWVLANGQAQFEGEGGSRRTVNFFGTALDITDRKQMETALIAQEQRYRYIFEAVGVSIWEEDFSEVKAAIDQLKTSGVQDFRQYFTEHPEFVQRAVEMVRLRDVNQASLLLFGAQTKAELLHSLPQIFTPETREAFIEELLAIATGRTQFATETVLQTLQGQQLQVWFSITFPPPSESYERVIVSLLDITERKQTEKALKRYQLLSEHSRDIVLYIRRDGQILEANQAAVNAYGYSRAELLSRTISDLRSPETYSSLNAQFSQAYQRGILFETVHRRQDGSSFPVEVSAQSTVTETEAVILSIIRDISERKQVEAEREYLLRCEQSARLAAESAERRAQFIAEAGTVLNSSLEYQSTLRSVAQLVVPTLADWCAVDILNAGGSLERLATAHIDPAKVEWGIELHRRYPPDLNAPHGIAQVLRTGQPEYYPEISEEQLIAGARDAEHLQILRALGLKSVMIVPLIVRGRTLGVISFISAESGHSYSLADLSLAEELARRAALALDNAYLYLEAQQAQLQAEAANRMKDEFLAVLSHELRTPMNPILGWARLLQKGTLDAERTATALATIERNAQLQVQLIEDLLDIARILQGKFSLNPYPVNLASTIEAAIETVRLAAESKNIQIQAQFEANMGSVLGDAGRLQQVVWNLLSNALKFTPTGGQVEIQLTKIGSQAQIQVRDTGKGIKPEFLPYVFDTFRQADSSTTRTFGGLGLGLAIVRHIVELHGGSVKAESLGEGQGAIFTVQLPLLSEASPEIKTKTAPQPALALAGLRVLVVDDEADTLELSQFILETAGAIVIPAVSAANALQQFEQAQPDVLVSDIGMPQMDGYTLISQIRSQLPEGKQIPAIALTAYAGEINQQQVLAAGFQLHLVKPVEPEQLVEAIAQVLPDDA
- a CDS encoding metal-binding protein, whose translation is MPSGRTHDSITLWSLPIVAATTFGLTQSGNLTLLVSGGFLFAGLMFGPDLDIYSQQYKRWGVLRWIWLPYRRSLKHRSIFSHGAIIGTIGRIFYLGIWIALFAIVAIVSGAIAQQLLGNTVDWQTTAQSSVIATFGQAIQFIQRASIECLALTIGLELGAMSHSLSDWIGSTIKRWNKRRKR
- the mazG gene encoding nucleoside triphosphate pyrophosphohydrolase → MSETLEALQQLIEVVAQLRDPVKGCPWDLAQTPQSLIPYVIEEAYEVVDALRSADEAAIADELGDLLLQVVLQAQVAKDQQQFDLTTVTKNITAKLIRRHPHVFDNLEVQSIDEVHQNWEKIKATESHEEPTLSDKLRKYARSLPPLMAGMKISQKAAKAGFEWDSIDGVWDKFHEELAEFQHALQHESKANQQAELGDLLFTIINLARWADLDPAEALQGTNDRFIQRLVQMESVVDRPLSEYSLEELEQFWQQAKAKLAKER
- a CDS encoding TMEM165/GDT1 family protein: MLTAFTAGLLLITVSELGDKTFFIAMCLAMRHSRRYVFAGATLALAAMTLLSVLLGHFAALLPEQIVYWSTIALFVGFGFKMLYDASKMPVECRDKSLVASVDCASDAEREALEAVSQAEANLRKKTPFAITLEAFTLTFIAEWGDRTQINTMVLAASNNAIGVTIGAILGHAICCAIAVFGGRLIASHISERTVTLIGGILFFVFALVTWFEGM